A window of the Paenibacillus woosongensis genome harbors these coding sequences:
- a CDS encoding tetraprenyl-beta-curcumene synthase family protein, which yields MIELKQSRNQFPREPIRLMSRVYKFILPDVRQELNGWRKEAGLIPDPELRRQALASIETKEFHCQGGAVYAAANLPKRHILIPLIVAFQTISDYLDNLCDRSTSMDEGDFRLLHQSMLDAIDPQAELTDYYALREEREDGGYLHRLVLTCQDRIRELPGYHAAQPFVAELVQLYTDLQVYKHIDPSLREAALLSWWELHQSRAPQLKWNEFAAATGSTLGVFMLFLSASDEHLSETSAQKIQDAYFPYVCGVHIMLDYLIDQAEDEIGGDLNFCSYYDNKETMLQRIVFMVDEARRDVAVLPASSFHVMIIEGLLALYLSDPKVSEQQEIRGVSRQLMRRSSLMRLFFFVNSRWIRKRLK from the coding sequence TTGATTGAACTTAAGCAAAGTCGAAACCAGTTTCCTAGAGAGCCGATCAGGCTGATGAGCCGGGTATACAAGTTCATTTTGCCCGATGTTCGCCAGGAGCTTAACGGCTGGAGGAAGGAAGCGGGACTGATCCCCGACCCTGAGCTAAGAAGACAAGCGCTTGCTAGTATTGAGACGAAGGAGTTCCACTGTCAGGGGGGCGCGGTTTATGCGGCTGCCAATTTGCCGAAGCGCCATATACTGATCCCCTTAATCGTAGCCTTTCAGACGATCAGTGATTATTTGGATAATCTTTGTGACCGCAGTACATCGATGGATGAGGGGGACTTTCGCCTTCTTCATCAAAGCATGCTGGACGCCATTGACCCGCAGGCAGAGCTAACCGATTATTACGCGCTTCGGGAGGAACGCGAGGACGGAGGGTATTTGCACCGCCTTGTCTTAACCTGCCAAGACCGGATTAGGGAACTGCCCGGATATCATGCAGCCCAGCCATTCGTTGCCGAGCTGGTGCAGCTGTACACGGACCTACAGGTGTACAAGCATATTGATCCCAGCCTCCGCGAGGCTGCACTCCTTTCATGGTGGGAGCTTCACCAGTCGCGGGCGCCCCAGTTGAAATGGAACGAGTTTGCTGCGGCAACGGGCTCAACCCTAGGCGTATTTATGCTGTTTCTGTCGGCAAGCGACGAGCATCTCAGCGAGACGAGCGCACAGAAGATCCAGGATGCTTATTTTCCTTATGTATGCGGAGTACATATAATGCTTGACTATTTGATAGACCAGGCAGAGGATGAAATTGGCGGAGATTTGAATTTCTGCAGCTATTACGATAATAAAGAAACTATGCTTCAACGCATTGTATTTATGGTCGATGAGGCCCGGAGGGATGTCGCCGTCCTGCCGGCTTCGTCGTTTCACGTGATGATTATCGAAGGACTGCTGGCTTTGTATCTATCCGACCCCAAAGTCAGTGAGCAGCAAGAAATTCGAGGGGTTTCCAGGCAATTGATGAGACGAAGCTCGCTCATGCGATTGTTTTTCTTCGTGAACAGCCGCTGGATCCGCAAACGTTTGAAATAG
- the pfkA gene encoding 6-phosphofructokinase: protein MSAVKKIAVLTSGGDSQGMNAAVRAVVRSGLYYGLEVFGVQRGYQGLLNNDIFSMDLRSVGDIIQRGGTILQSARCVEFKTPEGQQKGAQILRDRGIDGLVVIGGDGSYHGAAKLSQLGIKTMGLPGTIDNDISFTDYTIGFDTAVGIVVDAVNKLRDTMSSHERASVVEVMGRHSGDIALHAGLAAGAETILVPEVPFDLNEVADRMRSNFDNGKRHSIVIVAEGVGTGEEVVKAIKERQPSLEPRATVLGHIQRGGSPTPFDRNLASRLGDFAVRKLIEGESNKACGMIGGEMILTDIEKVVSTKKSFDMSLYELASRLSQ from the coding sequence ATGTCAGCAGTAAAAAAAATCGCAGTTCTCACCAGTGGCGGTGACTCCCAAGGCATGAACGCCGCCGTACGCGCAGTCGTACGCAGCGGATTGTACTACGGGCTTGAGGTATTCGGAGTGCAACGGGGGTATCAGGGGCTGCTCAATAATGACATCTTCTCCATGGATCTAAGAAGCGTAGGCGATATTATCCAGCGCGGAGGTACGATTCTTCAATCGGCACGCTGCGTGGAATTCAAAACGCCCGAAGGCCAGCAGAAGGGTGCTCAAATTTTGCGGGATCGCGGCATTGACGGCCTGGTCGTCATTGGCGGCGACGGCTCTTACCATGGCGCTGCGAAGCTTAGCCAACTGGGAATCAAAACGATGGGCCTTCCAGGCACGATCGACAACGATATTTCCTTTACCGATTACACCATCGGCTTCGATACTGCGGTTGGCATCGTAGTTGACGCCGTTAATAAGCTGCGGGATACGATGTCTTCCCATGAACGGGCATCGGTCGTTGAAGTGATGGGACGCCACTCCGGAGACATTGCCCTGCATGCGGGATTGGCCGCTGGCGCGGAGACGATTCTTGTTCCAGAGGTACCGTTTGATTTGAACGAGGTTGCGGACCGGATGAGATCGAATTTCGATAACGGCAAGAGACATAGCATCGTTATCGTAGCGGAAGGCGTAGGAACGGGAGAGGAAGTCGTCAAGGCTATCAAGGAGCGCCAGCCGTCCCTGGAGCCTCGCGCTACGGTTCTCGGCCATATTCAGCGCGGCGGGTCTCCGACTCCGTTTGACCGTAATCTGGCGAGCCGCCTTGGAGACTTTGCAGTACGCAAGTTGATTGAAGGCGAATCGAACAAGGCCTGCGGCATGATCGGCGGCGAAATGATCCTGACCGATATTGAGAAGGTCGTATCGACCAAGAAATCGTTTGATATGAGCCTGTATGAGCTGGCATCCCGTCTGTCCCAGTAA
- a CDS encoding MATE family efflux transporter, with the protein MKETINLRQKYAQFIIILIPILVTQITMSLMTFFDTMMSGHASPADLAGVAIGSSLWVPVQTGLSGILMGLIPIISQLIGAGHKDKVAYHVIQALWLSIAIAAAVALVGMFTVTPVLNGMALEPKVHNIAQYFLVAISTGIFPLFGYIVMRSFIDALGQTKISMIITLISLPLNVGAGYVLVFGKLGFPRLGGIGSGIATAFAYWCIFLISVLIVHKAEPFASYGVFRKWYGLSLAKWKELMKLGVPIGFAIFFETAVFAAVTLLMSRFDTLTIAAHQAALNFASTLYMIPLSICMALTILVGYETGASRLKDAKQYSYIGIGSAAALSVATALIIMLFRQNVAQIYASEPEVVQLIMHFLIYAVFFQLSDAIATPIQGALRGYKDVNPAFWITLLAFWIIGLPLGHVLANYANQGAYGYWVGLISGLAVAAVLLTGRLLAVQRKFARRALLPESK; encoded by the coding sequence TTGAAAGAAACCATCAATCTTAGGCAAAAATATGCCCAGTTTATTATCATACTTATTCCCATTCTAGTAACGCAAATTACGATGTCCCTCATGACCTTTTTTGACACGATGATGTCGGGCCATGCCAGTCCTGCCGATTTGGCTGGCGTTGCGATCGGCTCCAGCCTGTGGGTCCCTGTCCAAACCGGTCTCAGCGGAATTTTGATGGGGCTGATTCCGATCATATCGCAATTGATCGGCGCCGGGCACAAAGACAAAGTAGCGTATCATGTCATTCAAGCGCTTTGGCTCTCGATTGCCATCGCCGCGGCCGTCGCGCTCGTTGGCATGTTCACCGTAACACCGGTGCTTAATGGGATGGCGTTGGAACCTAAGGTGCATAATATCGCCCAATATTTCCTCGTGGCGATATCGACCGGCATCTTCCCGCTGTTTGGCTACATCGTCATGCGTTCGTTTATTGACGCACTCGGCCAGACCAAAATATCGATGATCATTACGCTGATTTCCCTGCCGCTAAACGTCGGAGCCGGGTATGTGCTTGTTTTCGGAAAACTCGGTTTCCCAAGACTAGGAGGGATAGGCTCCGGGATTGCCACTGCTTTTGCTTACTGGTGCATCTTTTTAATATCGGTTCTGATCGTCCATAAGGCAGAGCCTTTTGCCTCCTATGGCGTGTTCCGCAAATGGTACGGCTTATCGCTTGCGAAGTGGAAGGAGCTTATGAAGCTAGGCGTGCCGATCGGATTCGCGATTTTCTTCGAAACCGCCGTCTTTGCAGCGGTAACCCTGCTGATGAGCCGTTTCGATACGCTCACCATCGCCGCGCACCAGGCTGCCCTTAACTTTGCCAGCACATTGTACATGATTCCGCTCAGCATCTGCATGGCCCTGACGATTCTGGTCGGCTACGAAACCGGTGCATCACGTTTAAAGGATGCCAAGCAGTATTCATACATTGGCATAGGATCAGCAGCCGCTTTATCGGTAGCCACCGCCTTGATCATTATGCTGTTCCGTCAAAATGTAGCGCAGATTTATGCCAGCGAGCCGGAGGTCGTGCAGCTGATCATGCATTTCCTGATCTACGCGGTTTTCTTCCAGCTGTCCGATGCTATTGCCACACCAATTCAAGGCGCGCTGCGCGGTTACAAGGATGTGAATCCTGCGTTCTGGATCACCCTGCTCGCCTTCTGGATTATCGGCTTGCCGCTGGGCCACGTGTTGGCTAATTATGCGAATCAAGGCGCCTATGGTTACTGGGTTGGGCTCATATCCGGACTGGCCGTAGCCGCTGTGCTGCTCACCGGCCGCCTTCTGGCCGTCCAGCGCAAATTCGCGAGGCGGGCGCTTCTGCCTGAGTCGAAGTAA
- a CDS encoding putative glycoside hydrolase: MNIFWTILLLALSAGTGGDVSPAHTDASNSKMPGIMQSAYHTFLANAAEGRLDAPLSPTMLAVQPQTAAPVVKGIYVTAYSAGGSRMDQLIDLLDRTELNSMVIDLKDDHGYITYKTDNTKLQELGQPQPFIRDMGALMERLDKHEIYPIARVVVFKDSVLAKKHPELSFVHSDGSVWANGKGEAFVNPYSKEVWDYNVEIAKEAAKLGFKEVQFDYVRFPEGFEKRADTLKYHKDERSRVDAVTSFVKYAKQELHPLGVKVSVDIFGYAASVPAAEGIGQDFVKISENVDIICPMIYPSHYTTGWFNAKDPDMAPYQTIRGATIDTQKKLEPLGDKQPVIRPWIQDFTASWLGKGNYTKYGKHEVEEQIRALKELNVDEYLLWNASNRYTSGVTYK; the protein is encoded by the coding sequence ATGAACATCTTTTGGACGATTTTACTGCTGGCTCTGAGCGCGGGTACCGGCGGGGATGTTTCCCCGGCTCACACAGACGCTTCAAACAGCAAAATGCCGGGCATTATGCAATCAGCCTATCATACCTTCCTGGCCAATGCCGCCGAGGGACGGCTGGACGCTCCGCTTTCACCTACCATGCTGGCAGTGCAGCCTCAAACAGCCGCTCCAGTCGTAAAGGGGATTTACGTAACGGCTTACAGTGCCGGCGGTTCCCGCATGGACCAGCTGATCGACTTGCTGGACAGAACCGAATTGAATTCCATGGTTATCGACCTCAAGGATGATCATGGCTACATTACTTATAAGACGGACAATACCAAGCTTCAAGAGCTAGGTCAGCCCCAGCCCTTCATTCGTGACATGGGGGCGCTGATGGAGCGTCTCGATAAACATGAAATTTACCCTATAGCTCGCGTTGTCGTGTTTAAAGACAGCGTGCTTGCGAAGAAACATCCAGAATTATCGTTTGTACATAGTGACGGCTCCGTCTGGGCCAATGGCAAGGGGGAAGCCTTCGTCAATCCGTACAGCAAGGAAGTATGGGATTATAATGTGGAGATCGCCAAAGAAGCTGCCAAGTTGGGCTTTAAGGAGGTACAGTTTGATTACGTGCGGTTCCCCGAAGGGTTCGAGAAAAGAGCGGACACTTTAAAATATCACAAGGATGAGCGCAGCCGCGTGGACGCGGTAACCTCCTTTGTAAAGTATGCAAAACAAGAGCTCCACCCGCTCGGCGTCAAGGTATCCGTCGATATTTTCGGTTATGCGGCTTCCGTGCCTGCTGCCGAGGGGATCGGCCAGGATTTCGTGAAAATATCGGAAAATGTAGACATCATCTGCCCAATGATATATCCTAGCCATTATACGACCGGCTGGTTCAATGCCAAGGATCCAGACATGGCCCCCTATCAAACGATACGTGGAGCAACGATCGATACGCAGAAGAAGCTGGAGCCGCTAGGCGACAAACAGCCTGTAATTCGGCCATGGATTCAGGACTTTACGGCTAGCTGGCTCGGCAAAGGCAACTACACCAAGTACGGCAAGCATGAAGTGGAAGAACAAATCCGCGCACTCAAGGAATTGAACGTCGATGAATATCTGCTATGGAATGCATCCAACCGGTATACATCCGGCGTAACCTATAAATAA
- a CDS encoding YitT family protein, which translates to MLKTIWNSLVIVFGAALIAAGFNLFLVPHHLLSGGVSGLSMLTGYFTPLSIGTMYLVYNIPILIAGLFLLGRRFILLSILSVAAVTWFIALIPVQEIPVTTDAFLSAVVGGVLVGIGSGISFRAGGSSGGFDIIGSIITRYRDFPVGSVLVSMNAIVILAMGYIEGDWNLALASMVSIYLSGKVVDLLHVSHIKVTLFIITDKTDELLSRLLKLPRGVTLIKTQGAFSHKEKDMLMTVTTRYELTELRNIIKQTDPAAFVNIVETVGVMGSFRKR; encoded by the coding sequence ATGCTCAAAACAATCTGGAACAGTCTAGTCATCGTGTTCGGAGCGGCATTGATCGCAGCCGGCTTCAATCTATTCCTCGTCCCGCACCACCTGCTTAGCGGCGGGGTCTCCGGATTATCCATGCTGACCGGTTACTTTACGCCCTTAAGCATCGGGACGATGTATCTCGTGTACAATATTCCTATTCTCATAGCAGGACTGTTTCTGCTTGGAAGGCGCTTCATCCTGCTGAGCATTCTTTCCGTCGCTGCGGTAACCTGGTTCATCGCACTGATCCCTGTTCAGGAAATTCCGGTTACGACCGATGCATTCCTGTCCGCGGTCGTCGGGGGCGTGCTCGTCGGCATTGGCAGCGGAATATCGTTTCGGGCGGGAGGATCCTCCGGCGGCTTTGATATCATAGGCTCGATCATTACGAGATACCGCGACTTCCCGGTCGGCAGCGTGCTCGTCTCGATGAACGCCATCGTCATTTTGGCCATGGGGTATATCGAAGGGGACTGGAATCTGGCCCTTGCTTCCATGGTATCGATTTACCTCAGCGGCAAAGTGGTCGATCTCCTTCATGTCAGCCATATTAAAGTTACCCTGTTCATTATAACGGACAAAACCGACGAATTGCTAAGCAGACTTTTGAAGCTACCGCGCGGGGTTACTCTCATTAAGACACAAGGCGCATTCTCGCACAAAGAAAAGGATATGCTGATGACCGTAACGACCCGCTACGAACTGACCGAGCTTAGAAATATTATTAAACAGACCGACCCCGCAGCGTTCGTGAACATTGTAGAAACCGTGGGCGTTATGGGTTCGTTCAGAAAAAGGTAA
- a CDS encoding DEAD/DEAH box helicase, with the protein MSTFADFGLEPKVLQAITELGFEEATPIQTKSIPIAMTGRDLIGQAQTGTGKTAAFGLPLISKIPASEDRIVALIMTPTRELAIQVAEEIGKLSRFKGIRSLPIYGGQDIVRQIRALKKKPQMIIGTPGRLLDHINRKTIKLDDVQTVVLDEADEMLDMGFMDDIQSILKLVPEERQTMLFSATMPANIQKLAQQFLKNPEHVSVIPKQVSAPLIDQAYIEVHERQKFDALTRLLDMESPELAIVFGRTKRRVDELAEALQKRGYSADGLHGDLSQNQRDNVMRKFRDGSIDVLVATDVAARGLDVSGVTHVVNFDLPQDPESYVHRIGRTGRAGKEGVAWSFVTPREIDHLHFIERITRQKIARKPLPSIAEAIEGKQRITAERLIELVEAAELNEYKGIAISLLEQYDSVNLLAAAFKLITGDKGDNTNIELTPEEPIRVKRRKPDIRSSGRKPYGYGNRSGSGYRRDNRDGGGRGGYGSKGGYNRDGGRDYQSSSDRKPRPASNGGDRRPPRRNDNPSYDA; encoded by the coding sequence TTGAGCACATTTGCAGATTTCGGCCTAGAGCCTAAAGTTCTACAGGCTATAACAGAACTCGGATTTGAAGAAGCCACCCCGATTCAAACCAAATCAATTCCTATTGCGATGACAGGTCGCGACCTCATCGGACAAGCACAAACGGGAACAGGCAAGACGGCGGCGTTCGGTCTTCCGCTGATCAGCAAAATTCCGGCCAGTGAGGATCGGATCGTAGCGCTGATTATGACCCCGACCCGGGAGCTTGCTATTCAGGTAGCCGAAGAAATCGGGAAGCTGTCCCGTTTCAAAGGCATCCGTTCCCTGCCGATTTATGGGGGACAGGATATCGTCCGCCAAATTCGCGCATTGAAGAAGAAGCCTCAAATGATTATCGGCACCCCTGGCCGCTTGCTCGATCACATTAATCGCAAAACGATTAAGCTTGACGACGTACAGACTGTCGTACTGGATGAAGCCGATGAAATGCTGGATATGGGCTTCATGGACGATATTCAGTCGATTCTGAAGCTTGTCCCCGAAGAGCGCCAAACAATGCTATTTTCCGCTACAATGCCAGCAAATATCCAGAAGCTTGCCCAGCAATTTCTTAAAAACCCGGAGCATGTTTCCGTTATTCCAAAGCAAGTTAGCGCACCGTTAATCGATCAGGCATATATCGAAGTGCATGAACGCCAGAAATTCGACGCGCTTACGCGTTTGCTGGATATGGAATCACCGGAGCTGGCTATCGTATTCGGACGGACAAAACGCCGCGTAGACGAATTGGCGGAAGCTTTGCAGAAACGGGGCTATTCCGCGGACGGCCTTCATGGCGATTTGTCTCAGAACCAGCGTGATAACGTCATGCGCAAGTTCCGGGATGGCAGCATCGACGTGCTTGTGGCTACTGACGTAGCAGCACGTGGCTTGGATGTATCCGGCGTAACCCATGTCGTCAACTTCGACCTGCCGCAGGATCCGGAGAGCTATGTGCACCGCATCGGCCGTACGGGACGGGCGGGCAAGGAAGGCGTAGCCTGGTCTTTCGTTACGCCGCGCGAAATCGACCATCTTCACTTCATCGAGCGGATCACCCGCCAGAAGATCGCCCGCAAGCCGCTGCCTTCCATTGCCGAGGCGATCGAAGGGAAACAGCGAATTACGGCAGAACGCCTGATTGAGCTTGTGGAAGCAGCCGAACTGAACGAATACAAAGGAATCGCCATTTCGCTGCTGGAGCAATATGATTCGGTTAACCTGCTGGCAGCCGCGTTTAAGCTCATTACCGGAGACAAAGGGGATAACACGAATATCGAGCTGACTCCAGAGGAGCCGATTCGAGTAAAACGCCGCAAGCCGGACATCCGTTCCAGCGGACGCAAGCCGTATGGATATGGCAACCGCAGCGGCAGCGGATACCGCAGAGATAACCGCGATGGCGGTGGCCGTGGAGGTTACGGCAGCAAAGGCGGTTATAACAGAGACGGGGGAAGGGATTACCAGTCTTCCTCGGATCGCAAGCCGCGTCCTGCAAGCAACGGTGGGGACCGTAGACCGCCAAGACGCAACGACAATCCTTCGTACGACGCTTAA
- a CDS encoding sporulation protein YjcZ, with the protein MSGVGHSCGGFWTSTGTILVLFILLVIVSRSILF; encoded by the coding sequence ATGTCGGGTGTAGGTCATTCTTGTGGCGGTTTCTGGACTTCCACAGGTACAATTCTGGTGTTGTTCATTCTGCTCGTTATTGTGAGCCGTTCCATCCTGTTCTAA
- a CDS encoding YesL family protein: MEYKGLMSGFYKVTEWIMRISGSNLLWLLCSSPFWFFVLTGLLTPDIEMWIQIAWILAVLAPFTLFPATAALFSVTRKWVMGDTDVSVVKVYFKGYKENYKQSMIGGIFYTLLIIVMIVDYNVYMKQFANMQIIGIIMLIFLILLSVSLFNFFSLVAHYHLKTSLLIKNAILLTILRPFRVLSTVLCVIALGFITMQFTWLILFGFGTLAAFVAFYNFNVSYNKLQEKVEKMRVVEEGSKDGEEDSSDAEGNEGAGNDREDREHAGNAEEPTAELPDDSSKDQTKS; encoded by the coding sequence TTGGAATACAAAGGACTAATGAGCGGTTTCTACAAAGTAACCGAGTGGATCATGAGAATATCGGGAAGCAATTTGCTCTGGCTTCTCTGTTCGTCGCCTTTTTGGTTTTTCGTGCTAACGGGATTGTTAACCCCGGACATCGAAATGTGGATTCAAATCGCTTGGATTTTAGCCGTGTTGGCACCGTTTACATTGTTCCCGGCTACAGCGGCGCTATTCTCGGTGACGCGTAAATGGGTCATGGGCGATACGGATGTGAGCGTTGTTAAAGTGTACTTCAAAGGGTACAAAGAGAACTACAAGCAGAGCATGATCGGTGGAATCTTCTACACTTTGTTGATCATTGTCATGATCGTCGACTATAACGTATATATGAAGCAATTCGCCAACATGCAGATTATCGGCATCATCATGTTGATTTTCTTGATCTTGCTGTCGGTTTCCTTATTCAATTTCTTTTCATTGGTTGCCCACTATCATTTGAAAACTTCGCTTCTTATTAAGAATGCGATCCTGCTGACCATCCTCCGTCCGTTCCGCGTGTTATCGACGGTGCTTTGCGTCATTGCGCTGGGATTCATTACGATGCAGTTCACATGGCTGATCTTGTTCGGCTTCGGTACGCTTGCCGCATTCGTTGCCTTCTATAATTTCAATGTCAGTTATAACAAGCTTCAGGAGAAGGTTGAGAAGATGCGCGTAGTGGAGGAAGGCTCGAAAGACGGCGAAGAAGACAGCAGCGACGCTGAAGGAAACGAAGGAGCCGGGAATGACCGCGAAGACCGTGAGCATGCCGGAAATGCAGAAGAGCCAACGGCTGAACTGCCGGATGACAGCAGTAAGGATCAGACAAAATCCTAG
- a CDS encoding DUF1499 domain-containing protein has protein sequence MSIKRTLIGIFRSQEGTSDRAKVPEMKTRYYQLSKDRIWEEVSSTLKKIPGYKVLHEVQSVGEITLEKKTALGRTMDITVSIVSTGPLRSAVDIYSATRGSLGDLGSNYRNILNLYAALDKKLGAYKVTS, from the coding sequence GTGTCAATCAAAAGAACCCTCATCGGCATATTCCGCAGCCAGGAAGGTACGAGCGACCGTGCGAAAGTGCCCGAAATGAAAACAAGGTATTATCAGCTATCCAAGGATAGAATTTGGGAGGAAGTCTCCTCGACGTTAAAGAAAATTCCAGGGTATAAAGTGCTGCACGAGGTGCAGTCTGTCGGCGAAATTACGCTGGAGAAGAAAACCGCGTTGGGCCGCACGATGGATATTACCGTATCGATCGTGTCGACAGGGCCGCTTCGCAGTGCGGTGGACATCTACTCGGCGACGAGGGGGTCGTTGGGGGATTTGGGCAGCAACTATCGCAATATCCTCAATCTTTATGCGGCGCTGGACAAGAAGCTCGGGGCTTATAAAGTAACTTCATAA
- the tpx gene encoding thiol peroxidase, which produces MAQERTNAATFKGNPITLVGPELKVGDTAPEFRLSKNLLEEATLQDFAGKIKLISVVPSLDTGVCDAQTRRFNEEAASLGDDVVILTVSADLPFAQARWCGAAGVDRVVTLSDYKDNSFGQAYGVLIKEFKLDQRSVFVIDKDNKITYVEYLSEMTEHPNYENAIAAVKALL; this is translated from the coding sequence TTGGCACAAGAACGTACTAATGCGGCAACATTTAAAGGCAATCCGATTACTCTGGTAGGTCCTGAGCTGAAAGTTGGCGATACGGCTCCAGAATTCCGTTTAAGTAAAAATTTGCTCGAAGAAGCAACTCTTCAGGACTTTGCAGGTAAAATCAAGCTCATCAGTGTCGTCCCCTCCCTGGACACAGGCGTATGCGATGCGCAAACTCGCCGCTTCAACGAAGAAGCTGCCAGCCTTGGCGACGACGTCGTTATCCTGACGGTCAGCGCGGATCTGCCTTTCGCTCAAGCCCGCTGGTGCGGTGCCGCAGGCGTTGACCGCGTAGTAACCCTGTCCGACTATAAAGACAATTCCTTTGGTCAAGCCTATGGTGTATTGATTAAGGAATTCAAATTGGATCAACGCTCCGTATTCGTGATCGACAAAGACAACAAAATTACCTATGTCGAATACTTAAGTGAAATGACCGAACATCCGAACTATGAAAATGCAATTGCTGCAGTTAAAGCCCTTCTGTAA